The following proteins are co-located in the Lachnospiraceae bacterium genome:
- a CDS encoding sigma-70 family RNA polymerase sigma factor, producing the protein MRSEQEVNRAIERYADTIRRLCMIHLKNYADTEDIFQTVFLKYVLSCVSFESEEHEKAWFIRVTINACKDFLKNFFRSHTVSLEEILDQPAEMNPDHKEVLEAVLALPEKYRNVVYLHYFEGYTAPQISRILNKNVNTIYTLLTRSRQMLRERLGGDVYEG; encoded by the coding sequence ATGCGGAGCGAACAAGAGGTCAATCGGGCAATCGAACGGTATGCAGATACAATTCGGCGGCTTTGCATGATACACTTAAAAAATTACGCAGACACAGAGGACATATTTCAAACAGTATTTTTGAAGTATGTCCTTAGCTGTGTTTCATTTGAAAGTGAGGAGCATGAAAAAGCCTGGTTCATTCGGGTCACCATCAATGCCTGCAAGGATTTTCTTAAAAATTTTTTTCGCAGCCATACGGTTTCTTTAGAAGAAATACTGGATCAGCCGGCTGAAATGAATCCGGATCACAAAGAGGTTTTAGAAGCAGTGCTGGCTCTTCCGGAAAAGTATAGAAATGTAGTATACCTGCATTATTTTGAAGGGTACACAGCGCCGCAGATCAGCCGCATTTTGAATAAAAATGTCAATACAATTTATACGCTCCTGACTCGTTCCAGACAAATGCTACGGGAAAGGCTGGGAGGTGATGTATATGAGGGATAG
- a CDS encoding RidA family protein — protein sequence MSIYDVLKEKGITLPPAPPKGGLYTPVKEFGEKLIYVSGCGCNIGDEIGCGKLGKEITVEEGKKWARNAMLNVLSVVDANVGLDQIKSCVKMLAFVASDPDFYQQPAVANGASELLMEVFGEVPSRSAVGMVCLPDNLPIEIEMIFELK from the coding sequence ATGAGCATTTATGACGTATTAAAGGAAAAAGGAATTACACTGCCTCCCGCGCCTCCGAAGGGCGGATTGTATACGCCGGTTAAGGAATTTGGCGAAAAGCTGATTTATGTTTCCGGCTGCGGCTGTAACATCGGTGATGAGATTGGCTGCGGCAAGCTGGGAAAGGAAATCACGGTCGAAGAGGGCAAGAAATGGGCGCGCAATGCGATGCTGAATGTGCTGTCGGTGGTGGATGCGAATGTGGGCTTGGATCAGATAAAGAGTTGTGTAAAGATGCTGGCCTTCGTTGCAAGCGATCCTGATTTTTATCAGCAGCCGGCGGTGGCTAACGGCGCCAGTGAGCTTTTGATGGAGGTATTTGGCGAGGTTCCGTCCCGTTCTGCAGTGGGCATGGTATGCCTGCCGGATAATCTGCCGATTGAGATCGAAATGATTTTCGAGTTAAAATAA